A DNA window from Hypanus sabinus isolate sHypSab1 chromosome 27, sHypSab1.hap1, whole genome shotgun sequence contains the following coding sequences:
- the LOC132382030 gene encoding uncharacterized protein LOC132382030 yields MLLYFSYFLEVRPFTAFTDHKPLTFEIMKVSDPWLARQQRHLSYISEYTTDIQPISGKYNVVADALSRPAVQALSLGVDYAALAEAQQADDEMPIYRTAVSGLQLQDFLIGLGERTLLCNVATSQPCPIVPAAWRRRVFHSILSLAHPFIRTTIQLISSKFAWHGPRKQVSEWASTCVQSQTAKVQRHTKAPLQQFKPTHRRFSHIHVDIVGPLPVSRGARYLLTMVDRFTRWPEAVPLTDTSADSCA; encoded by the coding sequence atgcttctatattTCAGTTACTTCTTAGAAGTtaggccgttcaccgcgttcacggaccacaaaccattgaccttcgaGATTATGaaagtgtccgatccctggttggctcgccagcagcgacatctgtcctacatctccgagtacacgacggacatccagcctATCTCGGGAAAGTACAACGTTGTGGCAGATGCACTCTCCAGACctgctgtccaggccctgtccctgggggtggactatgcagcactggcggaggcacagcaggcagatgacgagatgcccatctacaggactgcagtctcgggtttgcagctgcaggactttctcataggcctaggtgagaggaccctcctgtgcaatgtggctaccagccaaccttgccccatcgtcccggcagcctggaggcggcgagttttccaCTCCATACTCAGTTTGGCGCACCCAtttatcaggacaaccatccagctgatctccagcaagttcgcTTGGCACGGAcctcgcaagcaggtcagtgaatgggccagcaCGTGTGTGCAgagccaaacagccaaggtgcagcggcacactaaagccccgctgcagcagttcaaacccacccaccggaggttcagccacattcatgtggatatcgtgggccccctaccagtgtcccgaggagcgcggtacctcctaactatggtagaccggttcacgaggtggccagaggcagtcccgctcactgacacatctgccgattcctgcgcctga